In a genomic window of Magnolia sinica isolate HGM2019 chromosome 14, MsV1, whole genome shotgun sequence:
- the LOC131226107 gene encoding adenylate isopentenyltransferase 3, chloroplastic-like produces the protein MRISLSGCCKQAQPRLNFPAGGIMGMESFTPRWRKEKVVIVMGATGTGKSKLSIDLATRFNAEIVNSDKMQVYRGLDIVTNKVTEEEQCGVTHHLLGVVDSDDDFTASDFRRRASREVELIADRRKLPIIAGGSNSYIEALVDDDDHEFRSKYDCCFLWVDVSLPVLHSFVSDRVDQMVEAGLVDEVRKMFDPNADYTRGVRRAIGVPEMDRYLRAEDTIDDEARARLLEGAIDEIKANTCRLACCQLEKIHRLRTLSGWDIHRLDATDAFRIRGSSGAEEAWDKLVVGPAATIVRRFLYENNESTPALAVALIPIKTAVAAVGR, from the coding sequence ATGAGAATTTCATTGAGTGGGTGTTGCAAGCAAGCTCAACCTCGGTTGAATTTTCCGGCAGGCGGCATCATGGGCATGGAATCATTCACCCCCCGCTGGCGTAAAGAGAAAGTGGTCATCGTGATGGGTGCAACCGGCACCGGAAAATCCAAACTGTCGATCGACCTGGCCACCCGTTTCAACGCTGAGATCGTCAATTCCGACAAAATGCAAGTCTACCGCGGCCTTGATATAGTAACTAACAAGGTCACTGAGGAGGAGCAGTGCGGTGTGACCCACCACCTGTTGGGAGTGGTGGATTCCGACGATGACTTCACGGCGTCAGATTTCCGGCGCCGAGCGTCACGCGAGGTGGAGTTAATCGCTGACCGCCGCAAGCTCCCGATCATCGCCGGCGGCTCTAACTCATACATCGAAGCGCTCGTGGACGACGATGATCACGAGTTCCGATCCAAGTACGATTGCTGCTTCCTGTGGGTAGACGTATCGTTGCCGGTACTCCACTCGTTCGTATCCGATCGGGTAGACCAGATGGTCGAGGCGGGTCTGGTAGATGAGGTGCGGAAGATGTTCGATCCGAACGCTGACTACACTCGCGGGGTTCGGCGTGCAATCGGGGTACCCGAAATGGACCGGTACCTACGTGCGGAGGACACGATCGACGATGAAGCACGTGCGAGGCTTCTGGAAGGCGCGATTGATGAAATAAAAGCGAATACTTGCAGACTAGCATGTTGCCAGTTAGAGAAGATCCATCGGCTCCGTACACTCTCTGGGTGGGACATCCACCGTCTGGATGCCACCGATGCTTTCCGAATCAGAGGCAGCAGTGGGGCAGAGGAAGCGTGGGATAAGCTCGTGGTGGGCCCCGCAGCTACTATTGTACGCAGATTCCTGTACGAAAACAACGAATCCACCCCAGCCCTTGCTGTGGCCTTGATCCCCATTAAAACTGCTGTTGCAGCAGTGGGCCGTTAG